The nucleotide window CTTCGGGGAGTGTCTGGTACTTCATCACATAAAGGATGGGAGCGAACGTTTCGTGCTGTACAATATCGTAGCTGTTTTGTACCGCTGCGATACATGGTTTTACGTAACAGCCGGATTCAAAGCCCGGACCTTCCAGCACACCACCTTCCACGAGGAAGGTACCACCTTGTTGTTTTACCTGTTCGATGCTGCTGAGGTAAGCATTTACCGCGTCTCTATCGATCAGCGGGCCTACGTGGTTCTTTTCATCGAGCGGGTTGCCAATGCGGAGCTGGGCGTATGCTTTCACCAGTTTGGCCGTGAAGGCGTCATAAACGCTTTCGTGGATGATCAGGCGGCGGGTGGAGGTACAGCGTTGTCCGGCGGTACCTACGGCGCCAAATACGGCCCCTATGAGGGTCATATCCAGGTCTGCGTCTTTAGACACGATGATGGCGTTGTTGCCACCCAGTTCGAGCAGGGCACGGCCCAGGCGGGCGCCTACAGCGGCACCTACGCTCTTGCCCATACGGGTGGAGCCGGTAGCTGAAACCAGCGGAATACGGTGGTCGTTAGACATCCATTCGCCTACTTCGCGGCCGCCGGTAACGAGGCAACAAACACCTTCAGGGACGTTGTTGGCAGCGAATACGGTTTCGACTATACGTTGACAGGCTAATGCTGTAACCGGTGTTTTTTCGGAAGGCTTCCATATACAAACGTTGCCGCAAACCCATGCCAGCATGGAGTTCCAACTCCATACGGCTACCGGGAAGTTAAAAGCGGAAATGATACCTGTAATACCCAGCGGATGCCATTGTTCATACATACGGTGTCCCGGACGTTCGGAGTGCATACTGAGGCCATAGAGCTGGCGGGAAAGACCTACTGCAAAATCGCAGATATCGATCATTTCCTGTACTTCTCCGTAACCTTCCTGCAGGCTTTTACCCATTTCATAGGAAACGAGCCTGCCCAGGTGCTCTTTATGGGCACGCAGGGCTTCGCCGATCTGGCGCACTATTTCTCCTCTTCTGGGGGCAGGCCACTGACGCCACTCCCGGAATGCCTCCTGTGCTACGGCAATCACTGCATCGTAATTGCTGCGGTCTGCACTTTTAACAGTAGCAATGGTTTTATTGTCAACCGGAGATACAGACACGATGTCTGCTCCGCTGGCATTCAGCCAGTGTTTGCCGGTGCTTACCCCGCTTTGTTGTGCGCTGATGCCGAAAGCTTGTAAAGTATCTTGTGCCATGATAGGTTTATTAATGAACTAAATTAGGAACTTTTTTTTGTTTGAGCCGAGTAGGTGCTTTCAAAGATCTTGTCTGCATTGCCAGCTTCAAAGCCTTCCCGGCGGTGTTCCCGGCGGATTTCCGCAGCAGACAGGGTGGCAAACTGCTGTAAAACCCTTCTCTCTGCAAATTCTACATAAGAACCGGCAATTTTGGTGGTTTCCCCGCCTGCAAAGGTGGCTTCTATCATGCCCGCCACTGTGGCGCTTTGCAACAGATTACCGTCGGGGCTGGTTTTAATCTTGCCGCCGGCATCATTGAGGACAAAGCTGTTCTTTTCGAGGAAGCTGTTAAACTCTGCTATAGTATTATATCCGGGAGGCAGGTTATGTACACTTACCGTAAAATGGTTCAGGTAATAGCGATTATAGATCACCCAGGCGGCATATTCGCTTTCAGCAGCCAGTGCCTGGAAGTCGGCCAGGATAGGGGTACGCCAGAGCCCACTGTGCAGGAAGGTGTCTACTGCTTTGCTGTCATCCAGATTGAGCTGGGTTACCGGATCTACCGTTACTTCGTTGGTATAACTGGTAATGATGTCCTGTGCCTGCTGGCTCAGGTCTTTTACCCGCAGCTCGCTGATAAAGATGCGCGGATACCTGGGTGATGGTGGTGCATACCACCAGGCATCCAGCTTCTTGGACGCAAAATAGTAATGTTCCATTTTCGTATAGCCGTAATGGAGAAAGATTTTCTCCAGCGACTGTACCCCGAGTTGTGGTACTCCCATAGTACGGAAAGCGATATGGTCGTTTTCGATATCGTCCGCTTTTTCGATTAATCCGTCCCGGATCATGGCAGCAATTACTGCTGACACGTCTGGTACCCGCTCCTGGTAACGGCTCATCAGGCCGTTTAATACTTCTTGTAACATGACGTTTGTTTGAGCTTCCAGCTACCAGCCTGTGGCTGGCTGCTAATTATAAAATTGTGCAAACCTGTTATTGATCAGGTCCTTGAAATTCACATCTTCCTGTTTTACAAATCCGTTGGCAGGCAACAATCCTTTTGCATGCAGGTCTATGACTGCACAGGCAGCACCGGCGGTGGTGAGCTGAATAGCAGTAAAGTCCTGTCCGCCAACTTCCTGGTTGTATATCTTACGCGAATATGAGCGTTGTACCGAGCGGCCGTTGATGGTACCGGACACAGACACAAACACCAGCACTACGTCCTGCTGCGTGAAAGGTATACTATCTTCCATAATCTCCTTCAGCATTTCCCGTTTTTTATTCAGTTTGAGCTCGCTGAGCAATATTTTCATCAGGTGGCAATGGCCGGGATATCTGACAGTTTTATAATCCAGATTATATACTTTTCCATCCAGTATTTCCGCCAGGGCAGAGAGTCCGCCGGAGGTGTTGAAGGCTTCGTATTCCACGCCGTCGAGGGCAAAACGTTCGTAGCCTTCCATAGGCATTACCTGCTTTCGTTCTCCTTCGTAGATGGCATCACAGGGATTGCAGTATTCGTTGATCAGTCCGTCGGTGCTCCAGGTGAGGTTGTACATCAGGCTGTTGGTAGGGAACTGAGGCAGCGCACCTACGCGCAGTCTTACGGAGTCGAGGGTATCAAACTGCTTAGCGATATCATAAGCAGCGATACTGATGAAACCCGGTGCCAGTCCACATTGTGGCATAAAGCTCACTTTCGCGTTCTGTGCGATGTCACGGATAGCGTTGGTGGTGGCCACATCTTCGGTCAGGTCGAAGTAGTGGGTATTGGCTTTGGCAGCGGCGGCCGCGATTTTTACGTTCAGGAAAAACGGGCAGGCGCTCAGAACGATGTCCTGAGCTTCCAGAGCTGTTTCCAGGGCGGCAGCATCATTCACATCCAGTTTGGCCTTGTGGATGTTGCTGTCAGTACATTTGTCGAGCAGGGCCTGGTTGCTGTCTGCCAGTGTTACCTGGTAGTCGCCGGATTGTTGTAACAGGAATGCTGCTGTTTCGCCGATCTTGCCGGCGCCGATGATCATTACACGTTTCATAAACTATTGGAATTATTGGTGAATAAGCAGAAGCTGGCCGAAACGTAAGCACAGTATGCCCTCTCCATATAAGAGTACCCTGCATGGCAAAATTTACCAAGCAGGAAGGCATAACATCGGTATTAATAAAATAAATACCAGTGCGTCCGTTACAGCGCATTAATTTTCCCTAACAGGAAGGGACCCACGAAATAAATCAGGAAGATGGTGTTACCTGCTCTTTCGAACTCAAGGCACGTGGGAGCAGGTGCTCCGCAGATAGGAGAGAAGAGAGAGTTGTATGTTTAGCAGGTAATTCATTTACAATTATAAAAAGCTAATATAGGGAAAAATTACGAAACGCGAAAAATAAAAGAGGCGCTGCAAGCTTATCTGCAGCGCCTCTTCT belongs to Chitinophaga sp. HK235 and includes:
- a CDS encoding aldehyde dehydrogenase family protein produces the protein MAQDTLQAFGISAQQSGVSTGKHWLNASGADIVSVSPVDNKTIATVKSADRSNYDAVIAVAQEAFREWRQWPAPRRGEIVRQIGEALRAHKEHLGRLVSYEMGKSLQEGYGEVQEMIDICDFAVGLSRQLYGLSMHSERPGHRMYEQWHPLGITGIISAFNFPVAVWSWNSMLAWVCGNVCIWKPSEKTPVTALACQRIVETVFAANNVPEGVCCLVTGGREVGEWMSNDHRIPLVSATGSTRMGKSVGAAVGARLGRALLELGGNNAIIVSKDADLDMTLIGAVFGAVGTAGQRCTSTRRLIIHESVYDAFTAKLVKAYAQLRIGNPLDEKNHVGPLIDRDAVNAYLSSIEQVKQQGGTFLVEGGVLEGPGFESGCYVKPCIAAVQNSYDIVQHETFAPILYVMKYQTLPEAIAIQNDVPQGLSSAIMTLNLREAEQFLSAAGSDCGIANVNIGTSGAEIGGAFGGEKETGGGRESGSDAWKAYMRRQTNTINFSDKLPLAQGIKFDL
- a CDS encoding DUF1338 domain-containing protein, yielding MLQEVLNGLMSRYQERVPDVSAVIAAMIRDGLIEKADDIENDHIAFRTMGVPQLGVQSLEKIFLHYGYTKMEHYYFASKKLDAWWYAPPSPRYPRIFISELRVKDLSQQAQDIITSYTNEVTVDPVTQLNLDDSKAVDTFLHSGLWRTPILADFQALAAESEYAAWVIYNRYYLNHFTVSVHNLPPGYNTIAEFNSFLEKNSFVLNDAGGKIKTSPDGNLLQSATVAGMIEATFAGGETTKIAGSYVEFAERRVLQQFATLSAAEIRREHRREGFEAGNADKIFESTYSAQTKKSS
- a CDS encoding saccharopine dehydrogenase family protein, coding for MKRVMIIGAGKIGETAAFLLQQSGDYQVTLADSNQALLDKCTDSNIHKAKLDVNDAAALETALEAQDIVLSACPFFLNVKIAAAAAKANTHYFDLTEDVATTNAIRDIAQNAKVSFMPQCGLAPGFISIAAYDIAKQFDTLDSVRLRVGALPQFPTNSLMYNLTWSTDGLINEYCNPCDAIYEGERKQVMPMEGYERFALDGVEYEAFNTSGGLSALAEILDGKVYNLDYKTVRYPGHCHLMKILLSELKLNKKREMLKEIMEDSIPFTQQDVVLVFVSVSGTINGRSVQRSYSRKIYNQEVGGQDFTAIQLTTAGAACAVIDLHAKGLLPANGFVKQEDVNFKDLINNRFAQFYN